A region from the Silene latifolia isolate original U9 population chromosome 7, ASM4854445v1, whole genome shotgun sequence genome encodes:
- the LOC141592851 gene encoding F-box protein CPR1-like codes for MRNDSWESVNDETVSYTLQETSAIAVDSTLWFVVISSNSDVLKCFDLRTNTFSLVDFPEFDSDSGKMMSLRNLRGCLCLVLNYQKHKVDPAKFMGDPLQNHQFLYADVWEMNESKWVKLFRIRKNEIHKHCKYLRLVTYSKDMKSVLIEVDSIWYGWYDLVTKKIERVPVQGLRVEDSPYLASTYVESLVSVVNNKVVSEKEGKKGGEEKNKVPKEIIKKNDFLSSGFKLKL; via the exons ATGCGGAATGACTCTTGGGAATCGGTTaatgatgagacggtttcatatACTCTTCAGGAGACCAGTGCTATTGCTGTTGATTCTACATTGTGGTTTGTCGTGATTTCGAGTAATTCTGATGTGTTGAAATGTTTTGATCTTAGGACTAATACGTTTTCGCTTGTCGATTTTCCCGAGTTTGATAGCGATAGTGGTAAGATGATGAGTTTGAGAAATTTACGCGGGTGTTTGTGCCTGGTTTTGAATTACCAGAAGCATAAGGTAGACCCAGCTAAGTTCATGGGCGACCCGTTGCAAAACCATCAGTTTTTATACGCGGATGTGTGGGAAATGAATGAGTCTAAGTGGGTTAAGCTGTTTAGGATTCGAAAGAATGAAATTCATAAGCATTGTAAGTATCTTAGGCTTGTTACTTACTCGAAAGATATGAAGAGTGTGTTGATTGAGGTTGATAGTATTTGGTACGGTTGGTATGATTTGGTGACTAAAAAGATTGAGAGAGTTCCGGTTCAAGGGTTGCGAGTTGAGGATTCACCTTATCTGGCTTCTACCTATGTGGAGAGCCTTGTTTCGGTTGTGAATAACAAGGTGGTGTCGGAGAAGGAAGGAAAAAAGGGAGGGGAAGAAAAAAACAAGGTGCCTAAGGAGATCATTAAGAA GAACGATTTTCTGTCTTCGGGATTCAAGCTTAAGCTCTGA
- the LOC141592852 gene encoding F-box protein CPR1-like isoform X2, with amino-acid sequence MAAAASHSLPLELITEILTKLPVKSLHRFKCVSKSWNSLISSSKFIKLHLTKTLVNSNIIVTNNNSLLSSAISDIKLRFDIVTHPLNNLPHRPPVELIESVHGILLISDFPKKTVFLFNPSNKTHRLIPPAPSREPAFAFGLVEVFGFGYDSVTDDYKVVRLVQWFDEGSGFCRESSVYSMRNDSWKSVYDETVLYSLQRTNAIAVESTLCFVVISRDSMLLLKCFDLRTNTFSLVDHPDLDSYEYGKMTMSLRNLRGCLCLVVNYQKHKVDPSKFMGDPLYNRKFLYADVWELKDCKWVKLFRVRKKEIDKDCMYLRLVTYSKDEKSVLIEVDGAWFGWYDLVTRKIKRVSVLGLRLEDSPHVAFTCVDSLVSVSKKKGAIARKKTIKKDDFLSSGFKFKL; translated from the exons ATGGCGGCAGCGGCATCTCATTCTCTACCATTAGAACTCATCACAGAAATCCTCACAAAACTCCCTGTTAAATCCCTTCATCGTTTCAAATGCGTCTCAAAATCATGGAACTCCCTAATATCTTCCTCAAAGTTCATCAAACTTCACCTCACCAAAACCCTAGTAAACTCTAACATCATCGTCACCAACAACAACTCCCTCCTCTCCTCCGCCATATCCGACATCAAACTCCGCTTCGATATCGTAACCCATCCCTTAAATAACCTCCCTCACCGTCCCCCTGTCGAACTAATCGAAAGCGTCCATGGTATTCTCCTTATTTCCGACTTCCCTAAAAAAACCGTGTTTTTATTCAACCCGTCAAACAAAACGCATCGTTTAATCCCTCCTGCTCCGTCTCGTGAACCGGCTTTTGCGTTTGGGCTTGTGGAGGTGTTCGGGTTTGGGTATGATAGTGTTACGGATGATTACAAGGTTGTTAGGTTGGTTCAGTGGTTTGACGAGGGTTCGGGTTTTTGTCGCGAGTCGTCTGTTTATAGTATGCGGAATGACTCTTGGAAGTCGGTTTACGATGAGACCGTCTTATATTCTCTTCAGCGAACCAATGCTATTGCTGTTGAATCGACATTGTGTTTTGTCGTGATTTCGAGGGATTCTATGCTGTTGTTGAAATGTTTCGATCTTAGGACTAATACGTTTTCGCTTGTCGATCATCCCGATTTAGATAGTTATGAATATGGTAAGATGACGATGAGTTTGAGAAATTTACGCGGGTGTTTATGCCTGGTTGTGAATTACCAAAAGCATAAGGTAGACCCGAGTAAGTTCATGGGCGACCCACTTTACAACCGTAAGTTTTTGTACGCGGATGTGTGGGAATTGAAAGACTGTAAGTGGGTTAAGCTGTTTAGGGttcgaaagaaggagattgaTAAGGATTGTATGTATCTTAGGCTTGTTACTTACTCGAAAGACGAGAAGAGTGTGTTGATTGAGGTTGATGGTGCTTGGTTTGGGTGGTATGATTTGGTGACTAGAAAGATTAAGAGAGTTTCGGTTCTAGGGCTTCGACTCGAGGATTCTCCTCATGTGGCTTTTACCTGTGTGGATAGCCTTGTTTCGGTTTCAAAGAAGAAAGGAGCTATTGCTAGGAAGAAGACTATTAAGAA GGACGATTTTCTGTCTTCGGGATTCAAGTTTAAGCTGTGA